The following proteins come from a genomic window of Diorhabda carinulata isolate Delta chromosome X, icDioCari1.1, whole genome shotgun sequence:
- the LOC130902765 gene encoding BMP-2-inducible protein kinase, translated as MKKLFSKIETKIDNTSRESNTYTGKVFNVGRQTVTVEDVLAEGGFAIVYSVKASNGSRYALKRMYVNNDQDLNVAKREIQIASSLSGHKNIIGYIDSSLTATGGGVFEVLLLMPYCQENVFGMMKSRGKATFTENEVLTIFCDICEAVSRLHHCKTPIIHRDLKVENILVNENGNYVLCDFGSATARMLNPLEKGVASVEEEIKRYTTLSYRSPEMVDMYSGKIISTKADIWALGCLLYKLCFFTLPFGESTLAIQSGNFSIPDNSQYSKGLHQLIRYMLETDPDQRPDIYQVSYVAFKLIGRENPVKNLMKSPTPNLDEIPVPPFESELKKTLINKVQTSKTVAPVIEGTSVMPRQRPKGSSSAPLNLNNIPLTLCPSPTLAKKSQSPVVPTPQATFQGKISYNSPFSVPNTNSNNQNFPPNFFPTPEIPQPHLDSLFQSSIYPDPFRDDSTAASPTITDTNNGNKVDSKDNFGSNPPASLPVNIVSPVSLENPLFETSNATQGTSHQMGSGLTESSNVIGGQITPPTSPSLAVPRGHRRNMSDTTAFNKAYASETSQFLAPFESSIKARSIASPAESTEDLSRTLAPMGTSASTTDVSRVKGPDSRSLSADVADWNPFEEAPFSQLTEDHIFGAEFDKIRMGSNNSLQGMKSKESLTMSLSEDPFICAPFSLPVRNRDRTNKGPHSSAKAVSKKPVTETLPEEPLFDSSPEHAAASDGEALINTEPESDQPISPPFVKAPLEDRSKYEKLIQGVYDITSSTSSSDEDNVKSKRKKKITIPEKLHSVYKTVEIPIKNLRSDKNKSEKKKKKKTEKGKEAEPESEDSIGSASDLRVDEDEQRQVKDDAVSESIKTCGSSAYHAECESMATHEEDCTSRIIRTKQREQVKKAAVVSEDLLFVGHQYGEKPLLLDDELDSDCENVKWQSKEVPKAKADIWIAPSSSFEDNNDVFALAPFSKNKPKQEVQAGKTEEEQIVIKTFEDDFTENNENKLSVSTTNSNPFLTPEFVSPQPAASTPNIEIASQNSNYFEEVNFVASFPELPKEHTTSRESVELRVKREPIQILNRASFEIKRESYEIRRESFEPKRNSYEIKRENLELPKKEPLFTELLLPNDTLGKNSNYSSPRSSKSNLRLEFIDEDLSQESNQKNKKDKKKDKEQKTKYFLIDDNISDDGSTISVKTKKSSKSDKISKKSSSKSKKSSKERNDGGFSNMSFEDFPSDDREIIESSIMPFEVLRSPEQEQKTFGMKRIGNPFS; from the exons atgaagaaattattttccaaaattgaaactAAGATCGACAACACATCTCGAGAAAGTAATACTTATACAGGAAAAGTCTTTAACGTTGGCAGGCAAACGGTTACAGTGGAAGATGTTCTTGCTGAAg ggGGGTTTGCCATAGTTTATTCAGTAAAAGCAAGTAATGGTAGTAGATATGCTCTTAAGAGAATGTATGTCAATAATGACCAAGATCTCAATGTTGCAAAAAGAGAAATCCAAATTGCA agtAGTCTAAGTggtcataaaaatataataggGTACATAGATTCTAGTTTGACTGCAACTGGAGGTGGAGTGTTTGAGGTTCTGTTGCTTATGCCTTATTGCCAAGAAAATGTATTTGGAATGATGAAAAGTAGGGGTAAAGCTACTTTTACAGAAAATGAAGTTTTGACTATATTCTGTGATATATGTGAAGCAGTATCTAGACTACACCATTGTAAAACCCCTATTATACATCGTGATTTAAAA gtagaaaatattttagtgaatGAAAATGGTAATTATGTTCTATGTGATTTTGGTTCAGCTACGGCAAGAATGTTAAATCCGTTAGAAAAGGGTGTAGCATctgtagaagaagaaataaaacgtTACACAACTTTAAGTTATAGATCCCCAGAGATGGTGGATATGTATTCTGGAAAGATAATATCTACAAAGGCTGATATATgg gcTTTAGGCTGTTTATTATACAAATTGTGTTTCTTTACATTACCTTTTGGTGAAAGTACCTTAGCTATACAAAGTGGAAATTTCAGCATTCCAGATAATTCTCAATATTCTAAAGGACTGCATCAATTAATAA gaTATATGCTAGAAACTGATCCTGATCAACGACCTGATATATACCAAGTCAGTTATGTAGCGTTTAAATTAATAGGTCGAGAAAATccagtaaaaaatttaatg AAATCCCCAACGCCGAATTTGGACGAAATTCCAGTTCCTCCATTTGAATCAGAATTGAAGAAAACACTAATTAATAAAGTGCAAACAAGTAAAACAGTCGCTCCTGTGATAGAAGGAACCAGTGTAATGCCACGACAACGACCAAAAGGCAGTTCTTCAGCTCCCCTGAATTTAAACAACATACCTTTAACTCTCTGTCCTAGTCCCACTCTAGCAAAGAAATCCCAGAGTCCTGTAGTACCAACACCTCAGGCTACTTTTCAGGgtaaaatttcctataattCTCCATTTTCTGTACCGAATACTAATTCTAATAACCAGAATTTTCCACCTAATTTTTTTCCTACGCCTGAAATACCTCAACCTCATTTGGACTCCTTATTTCAGTCTTCCATTTATCCGGATCCATTTCGAGATGATTCTACTGCTGCATCTCCCACTATTACCGACACtaataatggaaataaagtTGACTCTAAG gaCAATTTTGGAAGTAATCCACCAGCTAGTCTGCCTGTTAATATAGTGTCTCCAGTTTCACTAGAGAACCCCTTGTTTGAAACTAGCAATGCCACTCAGGGGACTTCACATCAGATGGGCTCTGGTTTAACAGAATCTAGTAACGTAATTGGAGGACAAATTACTCCACCAACTTCTCCTTCACTTGCTGTTCCTAGAGGCCACAGACGTAACATGAGTGATACAACAGCTTTTAATAA GGCTTATGCTTCTGAAACATCTCAATTCTTGGCCCCATTTGAATCATCCATCAAAGCTAGAAGTATTGCTTCCCCAGCTGAGTCTACTGAAGATCTTAGTAGAACTTTGGCTCCAATGGGTACTTCAGCTTCCACAACTGATGTAAGTCGAGTAAAGGGTCCTGATAGTAGATCTCTTTCTGCAGACGTTGCAGACTGGAATCCTTTTGAAGAGGCTCCTTTTAGTCAGTTAACTGAGGATCACATATTTGGCGctgaatttgataaaataaggATGGGAAGTAATAACA GTTTGCAAGGTATGAAATCAAAAGAAAGCTTAACGATGTCTTTGTCTGAAGATCCTTTCATTTGCGCTCCTTTCAGTCTTCCTGTTCGTAACCGAGATAGAACCAATAAAGGACCACATTCCTCAG CCAAAGCAGTATCTAAAAAGCCTGTAACGGAAACTTTACCGGAAGAACCTTTGTTCGATTCTTCTCCAGAACACGCAGCAGCTTCTGACGGAGAAGCACTCATAAATACCGAACCGGAATCTGATCAACCAATATCCCCACCATTTGTCAAAGCGCCATTAGAAGATAGATCcaaatacgaaaaattaattcaaggAGTTTATGATATAACATCTTCAACTAGTAGTTCGGATGAGGACAACGTGAAATCAaagaggaaaaagaaaataaccaTTCCCGAGAAATTGCATTCGGTATACAAAACAGTAGAAATACCTATTAAAAACTTGAGatcagataaaaataaaagcgaaaagaaaaagaagaaaaaaacggAAAAAGGAAAGGAGGCTGAACCGGAATCCGAAGATTCTATAGGTTCTGCTAGCGATTTAAGAGTAGATGAAGATGAACAGCGGCAAGTTAAAGATGATGCAGTTAGTGAAAGTATTAAAACTTGTGGATCATCAGCTTATCACGCTGAATGTGAAAGCATGGCAACTCACGAAGAAGATTGTACCAGTAGAATAATAAGGACCAAGCAACGAGAGCAGGTGAAGAAGGCGGCCGTGGTATCAGAAGATTTGCTCTTTGTGGGCCATCAGTATGGAGAGAAGCCTTTGTTACTAGATGATGAATTAGATTCCGATTGTGAAAACGTTAAATGGCAATCTAAAGAAGTCCCAAAGGCTAAAGCTGATATCTGGATAGCTCCGTCTAGTAGTTTTGAAGATAATAACGACGTATTTGCGTTAGCACCTTTTTCCAAGAATAAACCTAAGCAAGAAGTACAAGCTGGGAAAACAGAAGAAGAACAGATCGTAATTAAAACATTCGAAGATGATTTTACAGAAAACaacgaaaataaattatctGTCAGCACTACTAATTCTAATCCGTTTTTAACACCAGAATTTGTTTCACCGCAACCAGCCGCATCAACTCCCAATATTGAAATTGCTAGTCAAAACTCCAATTATTTCGAAGAAGTCAATTTTGTAGCTTCTTTTCCGGAATTACCAAAAGAACATACAACATCTCGTGAGAGCGTCGAATTACGTGTAAAACGCGAACCCATCCAAATTCTCAATCGGgcaagttttgaaataaaacgaGAAAGTTATGAGATTCGCAGGGAAAGTTTCGAACCCAAGCGTAATAGTTACGAAATTAAACGTGAAAACTTGGAATTGCCTAAAAAAGAACCACTATTTACGGAGCTCCTCTTACCGAATGATACATTAGgtaaaaatagtaattattcTTCTCCCAGATCGTCTAAAAGTAATCTTAGGCTTGAATTTATAGATGAAGATTTATCACAAGAATctaatcagaaaaataaaaaagataagaaaaaagataaagaacaaaagacaaaatattttttaatagacgACAATATTTCCGACGACGGTAGTACCATTTCTGTTAAAACTAAAAAGTCGTCGAAAAGTGACAAGATTTCGAAAAAGAGTAGTAGCAAATCTAAAAAGTCTTCAAAAGAACGAAATGATGGAGGTTTTAGTAATAtgagttttgaagattttcCCTCGGACGACAGAGAGATCATTGAAAGTTCCATAATGCCTTTTGAAGTCCTCAGAAGTCCCGAACAAGAACAAAAAACGTTCGGTATGAAAAGGATTGGCAATCCTTTCTCTTGA
- the LOC130902766 gene encoding CWF19-like protein 1 homolog, producing the protein MSEKQKILLCGDVEGKFDTLFKRVESINKKSGPFDCLLCVGNFFGINNRQFISYKLGDKKVPIPTYILGANKEDHVKEYPADDSQFELCPNVYYLGKRGIYTDSKGVKIAYVSGIAETNSKKAWTYSEKDISDLCDVVYRNPSFRGVDILLTSQWPSNIISDETKNITLPVNVTSDFPSYLCMKLKPRYIISGLEGIYYERPPFRCPNLGDNDTTMELATRFIGLARVGNPDKLKWIYALSITPLDKIKVSELLQKTTDESFCPFNISELENKIFKVSRKNKQCAQYFYDMDAPIDIQNTKKHKKPRVEFDQSKCWFCLASPSVEKHLIICVGNSTYLALAKGGMVEEHFLICPIEHHQSSLTLQADVLDELKKFKNSIRKFYNRVGKLAIFFERNYKTSHMQLQAIPITKNANKELKEIFIEESDAQGFKLESLDSFNRLDQVIPPKIPYFTIELTDGTLLYTKLQGVHNFPINFAREVLASGPVLNMKNREDWKNCILEKSEEEKLVQRLRIEFQPYDFTDD; encoded by the coding sequence ATGtcagaaaagcaaaaaattttattatgcgGTGATGTTGAAGGAAAATTTGATACTTTATTCAAAAGGGTAGAAAGTATTAATAAGAAATCTGGACCGTTCGATTGCCTTTTGTGCGTGGGAAACTTTTTTGGAATTAACAACAGAcagtttatttcatataaacttGGAGACAAAAAGGTCCCAATACCCACATACATACTAGGAGCAAATAAAGAAGATCATGTCAAAGAGTATCCAGCAGATGATTCCCAGTTTGAATTATGCCCCAATGTTTACTACCTAGGAAAACGTGGAATCTATACTGACAGTAAAGGTGTAAAAATTGCTTATGTTAGTGGAATAGCAGaaacaaattctaaaaaagCTTGGACATATTCTGAAAAAGATATATCTGATCTCTGTGATGTTGTTTATAGAAATCCGAGTTTTAGAGGAGTAGATATATTGTTAACTTCACAATGGCCTTCAAACATTATAAgtgatgaaacaaaaaatataacactTCCTGTAAATGTGACCAGTGATTTTCCAAGTTATTTGTGTATGAAACTTAAACCTCGCTATATAATTAGCGGTCTTGAAGGAATATACTATGAAAGGCCACCTTTCAGATGTCCTAATTTGGGTGATAATGACACAACAATGGAACTAGCAACAAGATTTATTGGTCTGGCAAGAGTTGGTAATCCAGATAAACTTAAATGGATATATGCATTAAGTATAACACCATTAGATAAGATAAAAGTTAGtgaattattacaaaaaacaacAGATGAAAGTTTTTGTCCATTTAATATAAGTGAATTGGAAAATaagattttcaaagtttcaagaaaaaataaacaatgtgCACAATATTTCTATGATATGGATGCACCAATAGATATACAGAACACcaagaaacataaaaaaccaCGAGTGGAATTTGATCAAAGTAAATGTTGGTTTTGCTTAGCAAGTCCATCAGTAGAAAAACATCTTATTATATGTGTTGGAAATTCAACTTACTTGGCACTTGCTAAAGGTGGTATGGTTGAAGAACACTTTCTTATTTGCCCCATAGAACATCACCAATCTAGTTTAACATTACAAGCAGACgttttagatgaattaaaaaaatttaaaaatagtattaGAAAGTTTTATAACAGAGTTGGAAAGCTTGCCATTTTCtttgaaagaaattataaaacttcACACATGCAACTGCAAGCAATACCAATTACTAAAAATGCGAATAaggaattgaaagaaatttttatagaagAATCAGATGCTCAAGGATTTAAATTAGAATCACTGGACTCTTTTAATCGTCTAGATCAAGTCATACCTCCCAAGATTCCATattttacaattgaattaaCAGATGGTACCTTGTTATATACAAAACTGCAAGGAGTccataattttccaattaattttgcTAGAGAAGTACTAGCTTCTGGTCCTGTACTTAATATGAAGAATAGAGAAGAttggaaaaattgtattttggaaaaaagtgaaGAAGAAAAGTTGGTGCAACGGTTAAGGATAGAATTTCAACCTTATGACTTTACAGAtgactaa